acattttaaatatgttttcatatatatattaagAATGTACTTTGAGAAACTTGATTCTTAGTTAATGGAATGATTACATATCAGCATAGGGAGGTTTTTtagggacatggtggctcagcGGCTAAGTCACTGAGTTTGTTGATTAAAAGGtacatagaacagaacagaacagaattttattggccaagtgtgattagatgcacaaggaatttatcttgatgcatatgctctcagtgtacatgaaagaaaagatacgaagatacgttcgtcaagaattatagggtacaacacttaatgataggcaagaagcaatcaaatcatatcagCAACAAATGGCAACAAAGTTCCATTCATAACATATCAATCATAGCATCTGAACTTTCAAAGGCACTCGGAATAATTTAGCTTTTAATAGTTTACATAGGGATTATTGTAATTTCCTTGAGTAAACTATTTGTAATGCAGATGTACTCACTGAATAATAGTGCTTGTATGCCTCATCACCCTTACTGCAACAAATAAGTAACAATGCATTTCCTGACACATGCATATATATGACAGGTCAAATCATGCCTGGCCTTGTTAATGTTGTATAGAACTATACATCTTTTTATAATTGCATCAAGAACTGAACAGAGAGCCATTGTTGGATCAGAAGTATAATGCTGTTGCCAACATATGGTAGCCAGCATTTGGACCATTGCATTCTGGACTAGTTGTAACTTTTAAGTGATCTTGAGATATAGCTACTTTTTGAATACATTGTAATGATCATCAGGAAACACCATGACATGGTCTTCCCAATCTAAATTGGCCTTCAACTGGCACAACAATCAGAGCTGCTGCCATCTTCTCCACCTGTTTCTCTTAGGAATATTGCACCTCAATGAGATACCTGCCATTCACAGATCTCTTGGATGTTCCAGGATTACACTATACTTGTTGATAATACCATAGTTGGTACAGGTGAAAGATCTATCAGTTTCATGTAAACATCAAATATCAAGTGAAAAAAGATGAAACACTACAAAATTCCATTTGGGTGTAAGTACCAGGCCAATCTCTCCTTTCACTGCTCCAATGGAATCACACACTAAAGAAACAGTAGAACCACTACTGGATAGTGTTTTAATCACCAATCTTTTCTGCAGAAAGATGCCATATTAATTGTTTATAGAAGGCCATGAAAAGATCTAAAAGAATGAGAAGGGATATGTCACTCTTATCTGGCTTCTAAAAATATTCATCAGAATGGCTAATATTGTTGCATTCTATGTTCAAGCTTACATCCTGAATGAAAATGGTTGCTTATAatctactttctgcattatgttCTTAAAATGTGCTGTAATTATATCTTCAGTATCTTTCCTAAGAGAAAGTTGGAGACAGAATGCTAGCTGCCAAGACCAGAACGCTTTCAGCATCACACTCTCCTGAAGATCCAGATCATCACACACTTCTGATTCTCGAAATCAGGAATTATAGGTGGTCAGAAATAGCCAGAGAGCACATTAACAGAGCACCTTAACAGGGAGAAGACAGCTTCAATGACTAATCAGGCATTCAATATAACTCTACAAAATCAATTGAAAACTATCTAAACACCTATTGGAGTCCATTTTGATCCATAAGATGCCTGTGGCAGACTATGTTTATTGGTTTACTTATCCCATATAGAGAAATTAATCTTCTTTGGACTATTAGGAAGAGATCAGATAAAGGATGATAGAAATAAGTTCTATATCCAGATTACTAAATATCTAAAGGAAATCCAATGTCTGGCTTTCTAAATCTGGAGAAGTGGATCCCAGCCTAACATGTCTGGTCTACGATTATATGGGAAAAGCCCATGGTTACCATGGAGGCCATAAGCAATATCTGACTCAGCTTCACATCCATAAAAGTTGATGTTAGCCAATACCAACACCAAAAGATCTATTTCTTGCAAAGGGATTCTGCCAGATTACAGGAAGATCCCCAACTGGCTGCAACAGCCAACATAAATACATTTGAGAAAATAAGCATCTTCCTCCATGTCCTGGAACATtctataatatttttataaattaccATGAAATTTCCCCacaatttatacatttatattttgaTAAATGTAATGttacaattgaattgaattgggatTTTTTTCTAGAAAAGTCTTAAGTGTTTGCTGTTAATTGCTTCAGGATCTACCAAGAGAATGTGGGAAGAAAAACTGAAGAATGTTGAGGAACTAACAGCTTGCTATAAGCGAAGGCCTCTCTGCTCCAGTTACAAACCAAAACTGTCCAATCCATTGCAACCATCTTCAGTTTGGAAGCTATTCTATCGGCAAACCATTGCATTTAACTTTGCCAAGACTTGTAAAGAGGTACAGTAATAATGGCTAGGGCAGCATTTTTGACAATTGAATGTTAATTGTTAATAGGATTTTGATAATTtagaaattaatttattattgcTGAATTTTATTTATGAAATGATCCATATTCCAAAAACAGGTTTAGTCTGATTTACTGTACAAATCCTTTGATATTTTAAATATGAGCTAATAAGCTTAGGAAACAGCCACATTTTAATTACATAATGAAGtaactgaaaaattaaaatgcaCAAAGCCAACTTgcttctgtttctttttaaataagtcaGACATGGTTAATAACAACTAAAAAAGTACAGTACCTCCTTTAATAGAAATGGCTGAATGCTGCTTACAGAACTGCGGTCGAATAACCACCACTAAAAATAAAAGAGGTCTAATTATACTTGGAGAAATTCTTAGATTATTACAATTATTTGGAAGAAACAGGACCATCTGTATATTAAGCAGAAAGTTAATATATTGCAGGATTTAGATAATAAATCCTGCAATAAcagtaaataataaaaatatatatttaaagaaaTATTGTTTTCACGTGATTTTCTTATATTGTCAAACATAGGAGCATGTTATTATAAGACAAAATATGACAACAGAACTAAATTAATAACTAGCTTTGGTTAATAAGACTTAGAAAAGCATATGTAGTTATGTATGTCATTGATGTTATTTCAAAAGGATGTTCATATATTTGCTTTGGAAAAGTTCGATGGAAATAATCAACGGCTCTATCTTGTGACAACGTATACAGAACTTTGGTTCTATTACCGGTATGTACCTGAAGATTGAGAACAAAATTATTTCTATAGCCTACATTGATGCAAATTCTGTCTAGCAAAGTTTATTCCAAAATTTGTGTAGAATTGCAGCTTTTagtatttgcatttatttttcccATTATTATGAGACATAATAGATTTTAtcagacttttctttttaaaaaaaaacttaaattCAGACTAGCTCTTTATTGTGATGCTCTTTGCTATGATATTGAATATCTAACTTCTTACATTAAGTCTTTAAGCAGCTtcttgaaatatttaaaaagcacagGGATCATTCTGTTGTCAGAATAATAGATAAAATGGAtatcttttaaatctttactcACAAacattttgatttatataatataCTTGTGATTGGGACACttgtgattttatgattttaAGGTGGTCTCTTAAAAATGAGAAATGCATGAAATAGACACTAACAAGTCAACAaagccagaataaaaataaatttgatataatatattaaatttaaattaactaAATACAGTTAATGATTTTACCTTTCATTCTCATTTGACAATTTTTGAAAGGCCCTCGCTTAATAATTAAGGCTTAATATGAATAGCTAGAGATTATGTGTTCTTGTTATGGTGACTCATGAAGGTTTGCTTAAATTTGCAGCTGACATTTGGTATTCCTTCCTAATATATTGCAGTTTTTCATAGTTGTCAGGTCTGAAACAAAATAAACATGGAAGATTATACAATTGTAAAATATTGTATAATATATCTTGTGTAGCATTTCTGCAACATTAATACATTACTCAGATCATAGAGTTCTACTATGTTTTAGTCAAAGCTGACTGACTAACCCAAGATCTTCCAGATGTTATTGAATTACTGAATGGCAACTCTCACACCCTTTACCATTATCTGTATTAGCTAAAACTGCTGGTAGTTTGGGGGGACAAGGAGAATCCTTAATGAACAGTACTGAACAGTGGAGAAATTGGAATAGTTTACCTTATGATGACAATAACATTTCTGGTTTTCAATATAGCAAACGTGAAACAAAACTGAAACATTGCTATGAAATCATCCCAGAAACAGCTGTTTGCAAGCTTTATTTTGATTTGGAATTCTACAAGCCAACAAATCAGGAAGCCAATGCAAATCAGATGGTAGCAGACTTAATtaaggtaatttttaaaaataggaggAATGCAATTACAGACATAACAGCAGATTACAATTGTAATAATATATTAACGTCAGAATTAATATCCAATAGAAGTTGAAAAGCTTTCTATAAATTTAAGTTTAAACCTGAAAATAAGTTTCCATAcacttttataaaataataatatttgtttggGAAGGTGATATATGATAAGAATTATTTAACTTGTAATATAAATTTTTACATATGAAAATGTTGTAAATGTACATGGGGAAGTGGATAGAATAGGTTTAGAAGAAGGAATGAAAGTTCAATAGTAGAACTGCATCTGTTCACCTCAAACACAGTACAGTCTGACTCAAGATATATTATGAGTCATCTGAAAAGGTGAGCAACTTTTTCTGAGCTTAGAACCTAAGCAAGCTCAGGCAAGAATAATACATGGAAATATTACCAACTTTTTCAGTGGTAAGTTGAAAAAGCAACTAAAATATACCTAGACCTGTTCATAAAGTCACCAAGAATTATGCTTGGCTTGAAAGAAATTTTATTCTTTACAATGATAGAAAAGGAACCTAAATATACGTTTTTATATATCTGAATCTAAATGGAGATTCTGAAAAAAGAATCTGCTTTGACCTACTATGTGCTATGTGAAGTATCAACTATAACTGAACTATCAACTATGACTTAAGAAAACAATTCAAAAGCACTTCAATTATgtaacaattattttatttttgttggttAAAAgaccatcattttttaaaaattgctaaaaTCCAAAGGGCTGTGTGCATGCATCCCATTCCCATGCTCTATTGCAGGGCTGTCAAACGCGTGTCCCACGGGCCAGatttgtcacatgctggccacacccatgcctggtttagcaaagggggaaaatgtcCTGGTACGTGATGTGATGCCGTCGTGACAACCCAAGTTTGACACCGATGCTCTAATATATCTGTTGGTACAGCATAGTAAACTGCTATGCAGGTAGCTGAATAGATTGCTCTTTGAGGGAAAAGAAATGGCAGATGCTTCATGTAAATGGATATGTATCATGGGTTTGAGAGAGTCTGCTGTACTTGTAatctctaggtcagtgtttcccaaccttggcaacttgaagatatttggacttcaactcccagaatttcccagccagcatttgctggctggggaattctgggagttgaagtccagatatcttcaagttgccaaggttgggaaacactgctgtaggtgACATGCTTACCCGGGGACCATTTTATCATCACCAGCCCATACATTTCTGGAAGATAGAGCCAAGCTTTTCAGACTTTTTTCCTTCAGTCTGCAGAGGATGCAAAATGGATGCCTTAAGTCTCGCAGCTATTAAAGATTCTTGAAACTCTGAAATGTGGGCCAGTTTTTCCTATTTGACATAGAATGCTGAAGGGACAAAATGAATGAGGATTAAATACTTATTTCACTCCTCAGATTTTCTTTCCAGTTTCAAAACTTGTCCTACCTATTATTAGGAGATAATGAAATTCTCAATGGTTCTCAGAGACcaatatttatttgaaaaagtTCTCACAATGATAAGAATGTTATGGATTGCTGCTAGAATATGAAACTATTTGTTTTGATTGTCTGCCTTTACATAGGAACATACATAAATGTGAAATGAATTGACATTGTGATTgggttatgttttttttttagtttatagCTAGAAAACTAGATGAAtactataaaataaaatgctcagctgagaatattttgaaattgaattCCAGCACTGAAGAAAAATATAGCTGCCATTTAATATTTCTACTTGAAAATGCTGCATTTAAGAATAATATCCACATAggtaaatatttcatatttcagaTGCATATTCCAATCCAATTGCTTATACCGTTCAGTTTGTATAGTAAATATtgcaatttaaaacattttacaaGAGAAAGTTACAGGTTTTTAGGATGATTTTCcaaatgtttatattatttttctctGTTCTGATTATTCTAAAGGTAACTTTTTAAGAACAGTTTTGCAACCTgctattcttttaattaaaaataaagatgcaATGGACCCCCAGAACATCAACTCTGTTGGTCGGTGTTGTAAAAGTACCATTGATTTGCCTACGTCTCTTGAAAACAACAGCTTAGTCAAAGATGCGTCTGAAAACCTGAAACTGAACACTTACAAAATATCAGAAAAAGGAACATCAGAAGAAAATCcagatctttcttttttaattgtgaatggtaaacaaggagaaaagcaactgttTGTGGATCTTGGTAAATATAAACCTAAATGTTATACTATCTAAGCTTTGCACAGCGTCCCAGGATTGTTTAAGATTGCAAATATTTCTTTCAATGAGCTTTGAAAACAGTAATTCATAGCTTGGGTAGGGTTTACTAAAGAATTAGCATATTGGGACAAAGCATTTTCATGGTGTAAGATGATTAATTGATATGTTCATGACTATGAAATTCCAATGTGCCTGATGACATTTTAAGGTCTAAAAAAGCTATGAATAGCTATTACAAATATATAAGAATTGAACAGCAGTCAGCTGTTAATTAGTTAAGAACACGATTGGTTTATGTGGTTTGAATAGCTCCACTATTTTCAAATGTGGCATTCACGGGGGAAATAGCTGGCAAATACATCTGAAAGTCCAAATCtagtattttgaattttgttttctCTTAGTCTATGTAGAATTGGTTATTGCACTCCAGGAATATTTGTATATTGCTGAACTATTTTTTTCAATATACTTCTATGTTTCAGAACTCTAGCACCAATTTGAGTGTTGCATGACATCTGATGCTGCAATGTAGGCCTGACTCAATTTATTCCCAATGTATGACACTGAATCGTATAATGGTACAATAAGAATACCTGTAGGGCTTCGTTGGTACAATTATATGCACCTACAAATACATAAAAATTATAGACAATTATATCATTTTtgatatcattttattttttaaagaattaacttGCATATGTGTAATATAATCTTCAGGTTATAGAgcagaaattaattttaaaataggatTTTAGAATTACACAATCACCAAATTGAGCTTGCATATATCCTTAAATTTGTATTTGCTCCATTTACATTTATGAATATTTTTAGAGATTTCAGGGAGAAAAATAATATCCGTATTTACTgtgttgtttaaaatattttcctcAAGCATTCAGACTAAAGAACACATGTCAAAAGTTGAAAAGTTCAAAATTCAGAATAAATGTTAGATTCTGAGTCACAACTTGATTTGTGTTTAAATGTGTTTCCCAAATCTTTTCCTTCATTACTCACAAGTATTTTGGGGGTTCAACATATAATCAGAAAGTTCAGACTGCCCCAGAACTATCAATAGTGTTTTGTAGAGGAATTATTGACACTCATTTGtactacagttagtcctcaacttacaacagatcGTTTAGTTTTTCAatgttacagtggcactgaaaaaagtgacatgacaatttttcacttacatccattgcagcatccccatggtcacatgatttacatgcTTGACAATGGATTCACATTTATAAAGGTTAcagtgttccagggtcatgtaatcacctttttgcaatcttctgacaatcaacatcaatggggaaatcagattaacttaacaaccttgttactaactGCTTTGATTAACTTAAcaaatgtagcaagaaaagtaataaaatagagcaaaattcatttaaatgatttctcacttagcaatataaattttgggctcaactgtggtcataaggtgaagactacctgtatggtTTGGGATGGCAGACAGACAGCACAGGTACAGATGTTAACAAACATTTAGGTCTGCAGAAAAAAGTTGCCAGCAGGGTAGATACAaattgataatttaaaaaaatgttttaaaaaagtatattttttaattcaaagtgaatttttaaatttttaaaaaatcaaatttattttaataaaatacctttggaataaaaatctatctaaagatagttttctatttaagatacattaataatttagtttattcaacatgaaatggagcttagttatatGGCTTGAAGctatatattctgcaatattgggactgtcaGTGAATCAATAGCAGGTCAGAGGAGCAGCTCCTGCAGGACAGATGACAGttaatctttaaaaattatgatttcaaTCAAGTTCAAGACTTTTTGCTAGTGATTTAAGTTGTGattttaaatcaacttgatttaaacCAAACAATACAACttagatgtacagtatatactgctcacagtgctttacagcctcctctaagcggtttatagagtcggcatattggccccaacaatctgggtcctcattttactgaccttggaaggatggaaggctgagtcaaccttgggcctggtgagattcaatctgccaaattgctggcagccagtgatcagcagataTAACTAGTACTGCACTGGAACCTCTGCACCACCAGCCTGCTTTCCACTGAGGGCCTCTATACTGCACAGGTCAGGAAGattgagaaaatatctacagacccctggATATAAACCATTTCAACTCCATAAATCAGCTTAATTGAATCTTAACGGATAGACCTGGTCCTTTGCATCTGGCAAAGTTTTGTGTTCTTTATGAAGTCAGGTTGGGGAAATGGCACCATAGCCTCTCCAGCTACCACATTGAGAATTCATTGTGAATTGTTCACGAGAAAAACTCCAAATACCTGTAATCCTTTTTTCAGTTAACATGTTGCCCTGAGTTTGACCAAAACTCgaccacttatttatttaatttgtattgtgcctttattgtttttataaataactcaagctaGCATTTGACCTGGAAAACAATTTTAATAGATTTTTGTGTGTGAcccaaagaaaaaccacttttaaataaaaagcaatcctttaatttttttttagccaACTTGTTTCAGAAAAATGGTTCAAGAAACTATGCCACATGGAGAATCTTTagattctgtatttttttttaaaatgacaatttTAGCTCGATTTATGAATACGTACACATGTAtaatttgtcttatttttctgTTCTTTTGTATTTAAAGGAATGATAAAACTGAGGACTATAATTCAGTAGGGCTAAACATTCTTATGCAGATTGAAATAGTCTTAAAAATGGTTGTTGAAGTGATTTATATTCATGGATTAAAAAGCCCCAtacttttctatatttttcttttcttaggaGTTTATACAAAAAATAGAAATTTTCGATTATACATGTCATCAAAAGCAGGACACACTGCTGTTTTGAATATTGCAGAAGATAACAAGTTTGTTCCTAAAGCTGTAAATAATTCTTGTATAGATGAACAGTATTTTTTGTCGTCCTTGATCTGCAATGTAAGGTAGTAATTTCAAATTATtgcctttctttttaatttttattgaagAGGTTTATTTATAGCAGCAATAGAGATTTCCTTTTATCTGTTGTCTTTTGCCTGTTGGGAATGCTTGAGACTGTACTTTTTGAGTGACTGTTACACAAAACTATACTAGGGTTTAAGCATGCTAAAGAGTTACTAGTTTGAGGACTTGGGTTTTCTATTTTGGATTCTTAAAGATAAACAGCTCTGTCGTAGAAGGAAATCCTTGTCCTGGTCTGCTTCTGTTTCAAATCTGCATCTTGAAATTTAAGTCAACTTCTGTCATTTtatatgtaccgtgtttccccgaaagtaagacagtgtcttactttctttttacccccaaaagccccactacgtcttactttcggggtatgtcttacattggaaaaaaattgaaagggtcgcgttcccgaaggcatctccccagagtccagaagggcagccgcgggacaggagcctcgtgagcccttttccaagttcaacctcagggctccaagcggcgtgcactcatggagccacagacgcgtgtcggggaagcgtgtgtctggaggggaggagccgctctgcgcagttgggcagccccacctgcctgccggaaaggaggcgggcgaaggagggcgcagctccggccgctcgcctcggagctggtcggcctcgctggccgcttgcagccgagcctcggcaggactcggttgctgggacgagcgccttcgctgcaagccgccgcccgctcggctcgcttcggaccagcgccgtcctttgctttgccaagccggggaagaggcggtggcgccgcggcgaggcgaaggcgaggggcgcacggggagcttggaagcgacgtcatcgggctccccccccggcaatacccccgtgtttccccaaaagtaagacatatgtcttactttcggggtatggcttatattagccgacccccctgaaacccccgatacgtcttacaatcgggggtgtcttactatcggggaaacagggtagtataaAACAGTGAAAACAGTCTTAGAATCCTTTACAAACTAAAAATCACATTTTCTAATGGGCCAATGATTGAATGGAAAAGATATGAATAGAAAAGTATGGTTGACAAAATATTATGCTTATAATTCTTGTTTTCCATTAGATTTTCAGATTGTTTAAAAATTTTGACCTGTGACAACCAGGAACATGCAAGAGAACCATCCCTATATTTTAAAGACAATCTATCAAGGAGCTGTCTGGGTATTTCCATTACATTAAATTGAAATGTTGGTTCTAGTAAGCATTGTATGGCATTGGTATCAGTATTTCAcaatatgtaaataaatgtaattttcaAACTTAATTCTCTGCATTAGGAATGCACTTTCACACAAAAATTGTTCTGTAAAATATCTGTTGGCTTAACTTTCTGTAAGGCAATCGGTGGAACAATATTA
This DNA window, taken from Erythrolamprus reginae isolate rEryReg1 chromosome 7, rEryReg1.hap1, whole genome shotgun sequence, encodes the following:
- the PRIMPOL gene encoding DNA-directed primase/polymerase protein isoform X1; the protein is MSIGSTKRMWEEKLKNVEELTACYKRRPLCSSYKPKLSNPLQPSSVWKLFYRQTIAFNFAKTCKEDVHIFALEKFDGNNQRLYLVTTYTELWFYYRKRETKLKHCYEIIPETAVCKLYFDLEFYKPTNQEANANQMVADLIKFIARKLDEYYKIKCSAENILKLNSSTEEKYSCHLIFLLENAAFKNNIHIGNFLRTVLQPAILLIKNKDAMDPQNINSVGRCCKSTIDLPTSLENNSLVKDASENLKLNTYKISEKGTSEENPDLSFLIVNGKQGEKQLFVDLGVYTKNRNFRLYMSSKAGHTAVLNIAEDNKFVPKAVNNSCIDEQYFLSSLICNVRFSDCLKILTCDNQEHAREPSLYFKDNLSRSCLAPIEGCHCSPYPEIDNFVRTLIKKDNVQGGIRRWNYFSLEQLIVYDISNYRWCRNIGRAHKSNNIMIIIDLKNENWYQKCHDPICRAENFKSECFPLPVEVCLPFLFKEDEEYVGTIGENNTDQSANTVDTTGLLDSVPFTSVEENSKPNKKSSNIEWDHELDACLLEASEDVELIEATDIFHTQRNYTVDEIPDELLTDVFLKN
- the PRIMPOL gene encoding DNA-directed primase/polymerase protein isoform X2, with the protein product MVADLIKFIARKLDEYYKIKCSAENILKLNSSTEEKYSCHLIFLLENAAFKNNIHIGNFLRTVLQPAILLIKNKDAMDPQNINSVGRCCKSTIDLPTSLENNSLVKDASENLKLNTYKISEKGTSEENPDLSFLIVNGKQGEKQLFVDLGVYTKNRNFRLYMSSKAGHTAVLNIAEDNKFVPKAVNNSCIDEQYFLSSLICNVRFSDCLKILTCDNQEHAREPSLYFKDNLSRSCLAPIEGCHCSPYPEIDNFVRTLIKKDNVQGGIRRWNYFSLEQLIVYDISNYRWCRNIGRAHKSNNIMIIIDLKNENWYQKCHDPICRAENFKSECFPLPVEVCLPFLFKEDEEYVGTIGENNTDQSANTVDTTGLLDSVPFTSVEENSKPNKKSSNIEWDHELDACLLEASEDVELIEATDIFHTQRNYTVDEIPDELLTDVFLKN